One window of Oncorhynchus masou masou isolate Uvic2021 chromosome 33, UVic_Omas_1.1, whole genome shotgun sequence genomic DNA carries:
- the LOC135528391 gene encoding teashirt homolog 2-like has protein sequence MPRRKQQAPKRAAVYEPDEDGIMQETIPEDDRENDTPTEEESSEKTSPKASEDKEMDNKSSNSYSYQNSPVSVLSNQEAELESRLSDASDRLSLSDFKMASPPESQKVEESSGSKHKDDMHSSLERMRAAYANFLSDSYWTGIGMDLKIGKTPSKANCDSTNGSTKNEFDWHQDALSKTFQQTQSPRTVSKPNLFSSVHLYRQSSKAGGTVFTGASRFKCKDCSAAYDSIVDLTVHMNKSGHYQDNNHGKPSNASTSSKSRKRNLQDMEGKDDAQKVLKCMFCGHSFESLQDLSVHMIKTKHYQKVPLKEPIPVLSPKLLPPAKKRAYEANRPCSPDSTTGLAGYSEAQRSAAISNANSNRYGYQNGASYTWQFETCKSQILKCMECGSSHDTLQQLTTHMMVTGHFIKVTNSASKKGKQLALDPLAIEKMQVLAEPLANETEDDKVSPITASPGDSEKDNQRDGTLDKIEESQVKDDKAESKDQKAGEGAFKYPYLREEDLEQQGSSGGGGDILKSLANTVASAINKAQTGTPSWSAYPSIHAAYQLSGIIKSSNPLSASAPIQLKQTFNHKLRSIAPKGKFLQGAGGVETQKGQQQYQNADIKKEKVGISDGKESPNIKFDLAENDDSDCQDNFSTSSKLEADCLNEGSDAIKGKLSPEFLDRGKTPSPPASNGRSATSELVNDTPEILGINPLSALQSVLNNHLGKANKPTNSRSENSQLSACSQSIFAELNRSMEKPAVVHATPARNRVNNAFLFTGNDQPIDLTKYKPNKPSSSHLRPSAPMPQTHALSDIADMVKVLPKATTPKSSMPSRIPTMKLETDVRCFEDVSAEVYSVHKRKGRQSNWNPRHLLILQAQFASSLFLTSEGKYLLSDLGPQERMHISKFTGLSMTTISHWLANVKYQLRKTGGTKFLKSMDTGHPIFYCNDCASQFRTPPAFISHLESHLGFQIKDMCKLPIEHQTKVEKPELSKALSFRATETLVTEEDVDAKFKCKLCCRTFASNHAVKLHLSKTHSKSPENHSQYVEMDKE, from the coding sequence tATATGAGCCTGATGAAGATGGCATCATGCAAGAGACCATCCctgaggatgacagagagaatGATACTCCAACTGAAGAGGAGAGTTCTGAGAAGACAAGTCCCAAGGCCTCAGAGGACAAAGAGATGGACAACAAAAGCAGTAACAGCTACAGCTACCAGAATTCCCCCGTCAGTGTCCTTTCCAATCAAGAGGCCGAGTTGGAGTCACGCCTTAGCGACGCCAGCGATAGACTCTCGCTCTCAGACTTCAAAATGGCCTCACCACCTGAAAGTCAAAAAGTCGAGGAGAGCAGCGGTTCGAAACACAAGGATGACATGCACAGCAGTCTGGAGAGAATGAGGGCTGCGTATGCTAACTTTCTCTCAGACTCCTACTGGACAGGGATTGGGATGGACTTGAAAATTGGCAAAACACCCAGCAAAGCCAACTGCGACAGCACCAATGGGAGCACCAAGAATGAATTTGACTGGCACCAGGATGCACTCTCCAAAACCTTCCAGCAAACCCAATCCCCAAGGACTGTGTCCAAACCCAACCTCTTCAGCTCGGTCCACCTCTACAGACAGAGCAGCAAAGCAGGTGGGACGGTGTTCACAGGAGCAAGTCGGTTCAAGTGTAAGGACTGCAGTGCTGCCTACGACTCTATTGTGGATTTAACAGTGCACATGAACAAGAGCGGACattaccaggacaacaaccacggAAAGCCGAGCAATGCCTCCACGTCCTCCAAATCAAGAAAAAGAAATTTGCAAGACATGGAAGGGAAAGACGATGCACAGAAAGTTCTGAAATGTATGTTCTGTGGCCATTCTTTTGAATCCCTCCAGGACTTGAGTGTCCATATGATAAAAACAAAGCATTACCAAAAAGTGCCTTTGAAAGAACCAATCCCAGTACTCTCACCCAAATTACTGCCACCAGCAAAGAAACGGGCCTATGAAGCCAATAGACCTTGTTCTCCTGATTCTACCACAGGGTTAGCTGGTTACAGCGAGGCCCAACGGTCCGCGGCTATTTCAAATGCTAACAGTAATCGTTATGGTTATCAGAATGGGGCTAGCTACACTTGGCAGTTTGAGACATGCAAGTCTCAGATTCTGAAATGCATGGAGTGTGGGAGCTCACATGATACCCTTCAACAGCTCACCACTCATATGATGGTCACTGGACATTTCATAAAAGTTACAAACTCCGCCTCTAAGAAGGGGAAACAGTTAGCTCTGGATCCCTTGGCTATAGAGAAGATGCAGGTATTAGCTGAGCCTCTTGCTAATGAAACTGAAGACGATAAAGTGTCTCCAATAACTGCTTCCCCAGGGGACAGTGAGAAAGATAACCAGAGGGACGGCACATTGGACAAAATTGAAGAAAGTCAAGTGAAGGATGACAAGGCAGAGAGTAAGGATCAAAAGGCAGGGGAAGGGGCATTTAAATATCCATATCTCCGCGAGGAGGATCTGGAGCAGCAGGGATCGTCAGGTGGAGGAGGGGATATCCTCAAGTCTTTAGCCAACACAGTGGCCTCTGCAATCAACAAGGCTCAGACTGGGACCCCCAGTTGGAGTGCCTACCCCAGTATCCACGCTGCCTATCAACTCTCTGGGATCATCAAGAGCAGCAATCCCCTCTCAGCGTCTGCCCCTATTCAGCTAAAGCAGACATTCAACCACAAGCTCAGATCGATCGCCCCAAAGGGGAAGTTTCTTCAGGGCGCTGGGGGAGTTGAAACTCAGAAGGGACAGCAACAGTATCAAAATGCAGACATCAAAAAAGAAAAGGTTGGCATTAGCGATGGCAAAGAAAGTCCGAATATTAAGTTTGATCTGGCGGAGAATGATGACAGCGATTGTCAGGACAATTTCTCTACCTCTTCAAAGCTCGAAGCAGACTGTCTCAATGAAGGGAGTGATGCGATCAAAGGGAAGTTGAGCCCAGAGTTCTTAGACAGAGGCAAGACACCAAGCCCTCCTGCCAGCAATGGACGAAGCGCTACTTCAGAGCTTGTCAATGACACCCCAGAAATACTGGGCATAAACCCTCTAAGTGCACTGCAGTCAGTTCTGAACAATCATTTGGGTAAAGCAAATAAGCCCACCAATTCAAGATCTGAAAACAGTCAACTCTCTGCTTGCTCTCAATCTATATTCGCTGAACTCAACCGGAGTATGGAGAAACCAGCAGTGGTGCATGCCACCCCTGCTAGGAACAGAGTTAACAATGCCTTTCTGTTTACTGGCAATGATCAGCCAATAGACCTGACAAAATATAAACCTAACAAGCCAAGTTCCTCACATCTACGGCCATCTGCCCCAATGCCACAGACACACGCTCTGTCTGACATTGCTGACATGGTCAAGGTTCTTCCTAAAGCCACCACACCAAAATCATCCATGCCATCGAGGATACCCACCATGAAACTGGAAACAGACGTGAGATGCTTTGAGGATGTGTCGGCTGAGGTATACTCGGTTCACAAGCGTAAGGGAAGGCAGTCGAACTGGAACCCCCGACATCTTCTCATCCTCCAAGCCCAGTTCGCCTCCAGCCTCTTTCTGACTTCTGAGGGCAAGTACTTACTCTCAGATCTTGGTCCTCAGGAACGAATGCACATCTCCAAGTTTACTGGACTGTCCATGACAACCATCAGCCATTGGTTGGCCAATGTAAAATACCAACTTAGGAAAACAGGGGGAACCAAGTTTCTGAAGAGCATGGACACTGGCCATCCGATCTTCTACTGCAATGACTGTGCTTCCCAGTTCAGGACACCACCAGCCTTCATCTCCCACCTGGAATCACACCTAGGGTTCCAAATCAAAGATATGTGCAAACTGCCTATCGAACATCAGACGAAGGTAGAGAAGCCAGAACTGTCTAAGGCTCTCAGTTTCCGGGCAACAGAGACGCTAGTCACTGAGGAGGACGTTGACGCTAAATTCAAATGTAAGCTGTGCTGTAGGACATTTGCTAGTAACCATGCGGTTAAACTTCACTTGAGTAAAACTCACAGCAAATCCCCTGAGAACCATTCACAATATGTGGAAATGGACAAAGAGTAG